GCTCAGCAGCCAAACGCCGCTGCTCTGCTGCACCAGCAGATCGGGGTGGCCCTGCGCCTGAAGCGCGGCGGCCACCTGCGCCAGGGTGATGGGCGTCGGCGCTGTCGTGCCCGCCGTACCAACGAACACGGTGCGCTGTGCGGGCTGATAGCTCACCGGCGGCAGTACGCTTTGGGCATGCCCAGGCGTGAACCCACTGCCGATCAACGCGAGCAGCAGCAGCGTCGTCCAGCGCGCGCGCATGATGTTGTTCATCAAGAGCATAGTCTTGCCTCGGTCGCTCATGAAGCGCTGCCCTCCTACGCAGCTTCGCTGACACGCTGGACCTTGCCATCCACCACCGCGACCGCGCGGGTCAGCCATTTGTGTTCGTTGATGGTCACGAGGGCATAGGCCTTGAGCAGCGACATGTAGAACGACAGGCCAATAAAGGCCGGCAGCAGCCAGAGATCGGCAGGTCGCCGCCGCCAGTGGGGCCAGAGCTTCACCGCGCGGCTGAGGTGCCACCACACCAGCAGCGCGATCACGATCTGCCAGGCGCCGACCCACAGCGCGGTCAGCAGCACGATTGGGCCGAGCAACAGCGTAAAGGGCGCAACCGTTTTGTCGATCAACACCAGCGCCAGGTAGGGATAGCGCCAGACCCAGCCCTGCCACAGGGCGCGTAGGTCGCTGCGAAAGCTGTTGCGACTCCAGCGGATGCGCTGCTTGCGAAAGCCCGTGAAATCGGGCTTGAAGGTGGAATAGACGCGTGCGTTGAGCTGATTCCAGGTGCGATAGCCGCGCTGCAACACCAGGCAGGTGTAGCGCTTATCATCGCCGCTCATGCACGGGCGGCCGTTGAAAGTTTCGTTGAGAAACGGCTCACGCAGGCTCTGCAGCAGCCGGGTGCGGTAGGCTGCGGTCCGCCCCGACAGGCAGCTAACCGCGCGGCCCAGCACGGTGGTCGCGGGAACCTCGTCGCTATACCGCATATCCAGGTAGATATCGGCCATGCGCTCCCAAAAGGTCGGGCGCACCCCATTGCTCGGATACATGTGCTGGCGCGTGCCGACGCCGCCAATCGTCGGATCGGCAAACGGCATTTTGAGCTTGCGCAAGACATCCGGCTCCCAGATCACATCGCTGTCTACCAACACCACAATCTCGGTGTCGGCGCGGTCAACGCCGGCGGCCAGGGCGGGCCGCTTGCCGGGAATGTCGATCGGCAGCACCTCCACCTGCGGATAGTCGGCGGCGATGCGCATGCAGGTGGTGTCGGTCACATCAATCACCGCGATGATGCGGTCGGGCCGGTTGGCGATCCACGACTCCAACGCCTTGCGAAACAGCACGGGATCTTCGTTGTACACTGGCGTGACGACCGTCGCCGTGCAGTCGAAATCGTTGATGATCGGGCGATACCACAGTGCCGGAATGCGCTTGGCGAGCCACATGCTCCAGCGGATAGCACCGATGATCCCGATGGGGATCATCAGCGCCGCGACCATCGCCAGTTCCTGAAGTGCGTGCCAGATCCAGATCACGCCCTGCTCCTCGTGCTAGAGCACTACCGCCTGCGGCTGAGGCAGCTCCAGGGGCAGGTCGAGACCCTGCATCGCCGCCGCTTCGCGCAGCCGGACGGCTTCCAACACGGCATCGAGCTGCGCCAGCGAGGAAGCCGGCGGGACGCGCTGCGCCAGGCGTTCGTTGACTGCGATGGTCGCCTCGAGCATCAGGTGCTCGAAGCCGCGTTCGCGCACAAACTGAAGAAACGCCACCGTATCCTTGGGCAGACAGGCCCCACCGTAGGGCACGCCGCCGCGCGTGCCATAGAGCGGGTTCCACATCCCTTCGGCGCTGCGCG
This is a stretch of genomic DNA from Kallotenue papyrolyticum. It encodes these proteins:
- a CDS encoding glycosyltransferase, with amino-acid sequence MIWIWHALQELAMVAALMIPIGIIGAIRWSMWLAKRIPALWYRPIINDFDCTATVVTPVYNEDPVLFRKALESWIANRPDRIIAVIDVTDTTCMRIAADYPQVEVLPIDIPGKRPALAAGVDRADTEIVVLVDSDVIWEPDVLRKLKMPFADPTIGGVGTRQHMYPSNGVRPTFWERMADIYLDMRYSDEVPATTVLGRAVSCLSGRTAAYRTRLLQSLREPFLNETFNGRPCMSGDDKRYTCLVLQRGYRTWNQLNARVYSTFKPDFTGFRKQRIRWSRNSFRSDLRALWQGWVWRYPYLALVLIDKTVAPFTLLLGPIVLLTALWVGAWQIVIALLVWWHLSRAVKLWPHWRRRPADLWLLPAFIGLSFYMSLLKAYALVTINEHKWLTRAVAVVDGKVQRVSEAA